A single Arachnia propionica DNA region contains:
- a CDS encoding glycine hydroxymethyltransferase has translation MTDATALSGAYRTLLDVIGKVEPRICQAIRDELTDQRASLKLIASENYASLPVLATMGTWLSDKYAEGTIGHRFYAGCQNVDVVESVAAEHARELFGAEYAYAQPHSGIDANLTAYWAILAHHIETPALTEFGSRNVSELSEADWETLRARFGSQRLLGMSLDAGGHLTHGFRPNVSGKMFHQRSYGTNPTTGLLDYDALAAQAAEFKPLVIVAGYSAYPRRIDFAKMREIADSVGAVLMVDMAHFAGLVAGKVFTGNENPVPFAQVVTTTTHKSLRGPRGGLVLATKDYAGDVDRGCPMVLGGPLSHIMAAKAVALAEARTEAFRDYAHRVVDNARALAEGLLKRGGTLVTGGTDNHIVLLDVSSFGLTGRQAESALLDSGIVTNRNSVPNDPNGAWYTSGIRLGTPALTSRGFTTSDMDEVAAMITDVLKKTTPTTTKDGKPGKAKYELAQEVADGSKDRAAKLLDLHPLYPGLTL, from the coding sequence GTGACTGATGCAACGGCGCTTTCAGGCGCTTACAGGACCCTGCTGGATGTGATCGGGAAGGTCGAGCCCCGGATCTGCCAGGCGATCCGCGACGAACTGACCGACCAGCGCGCATCCCTGAAGCTGATCGCCTCCGAGAACTACGCCAGCCTGCCGGTGCTCGCGACGATGGGCACCTGGCTGAGCGACAAGTACGCCGAGGGCACCATCGGCCACCGTTTCTATGCGGGTTGCCAGAACGTCGACGTAGTGGAGTCCGTGGCCGCCGAGCACGCGCGTGAACTGTTCGGCGCCGAATACGCCTACGCACAGCCCCATTCCGGGATCGACGCGAACCTGACCGCCTACTGGGCAATCCTGGCGCATCACATCGAAACCCCGGCGCTGACGGAGTTTGGTTCGAGGAACGTATCCGAACTGTCCGAGGCCGACTGGGAGACGCTGCGGGCCCGGTTCGGCAGCCAGCGGCTGCTGGGCATGAGCCTGGATGCGGGCGGGCACCTGACCCACGGGTTCCGGCCGAACGTGTCGGGCAAGATGTTCCACCAGCGCTCCTACGGCACGAACCCCACCACCGGGCTGCTGGACTACGACGCCCTCGCCGCGCAGGCCGCCGAGTTCAAACCGCTGGTGATCGTCGCCGGCTACTCCGCCTACCCGCGTCGCATCGATTTCGCGAAGATGCGGGAGATCGCCGATTCCGTCGGCGCGGTGCTGATGGTCGACATGGCCCACTTCGCCGGCCTGGTGGCGGGCAAGGTGTTCACGGGCAACGAGAACCCGGTGCCGTTCGCCCAGGTGGTGACCACCACCACCCACAAGTCGCTGCGCGGCCCGCGCGGCGGCCTGGTGCTGGCGACCAAGGACTACGCGGGTGACGTCGACCGTGGCTGCCCGATGGTGCTGGGCGGTCCCCTGTCACACATCATGGCTGCCAAGGCCGTCGCCCTGGCGGAGGCCCGCACCGAGGCGTTCCGGGACTACGCGCACCGGGTGGTCGACAACGCCCGCGCCCTCGCCGAAGGGCTGCTGAAACGCGGCGGCACCCTGGTGACCGGAGGTACCGACAACCACATCGTGCTGCTGGATGTCTCCTCCTTCGGTCTGACCGGGCGGCAGGCGGAGTCGGCGCTGCTGGATTCCGGCATCGTCACCAACCGCAACTCGGTGCCCAACGACCCCAACGGCGCCTGGTACACCTCGGGCATCAGGCTCGGCACCCCGGCTTTGACGTCGCGGGGCTTCACCACTTCTGACATGGACGAGGTCGCGGCCATGATCACCGACGTGCTGAAGAAGACCACCCCGACCACCACGAAGGACGGTAAACCGGGCAAGGCGAAGTACGAACTGGCCCAGGAGGTCGCGGATGGATCGAAGGATCGCGCGGCGAAGCTCCTGGATCTGCACCCGCTCTATCCGGGCCTGACGTTGTGA
- a CDS encoding ABC transporter ATP-binding protein, translating into MLKQFRRYLDKPGVVNALIAGYAVSALLQGLAFVALIPFLRAFLGPDPASSLTWLWVLIGLGAAAFLVNWISMVMAMRISVIDVCGNLISKIGRRVSALPLGWFRARSAGDVAAAVSSEVGILSHLASVVLPNLVSAIVIPGTVLVATFFFDWRLALVMAVSLPFTYLVWRWGLRSIKQEHAQEPVLSSASAGRLIEYAQLQPVLRARGLAGMQWSPIRSTLEAENQGVHRLLKLQGPPLGTLLVITHAVFAGVLAFGLAFALDGSLDLATFVAVVVMTTRFVTPMTHALLYQGEIQKCEISLEAIGKILDTPVMPEPEKPQVPGNHDIGFQDITFSYDPDAPLFQNFSLDAPQGQITAIVGPSGCGKSTLTKLAARFWDVSAGRVTIGGVDVRDIATEQLMSMISMVFQDVYLFNTTIRENVRIAKPGATDEEVEEAIRRSRLEEALKRLPQGLDTPVGEGGLRLSGGERQRVSIARAFLKDAPILLLDEVTSALDAENEAVLTTTLEELSRGRTVVVIAHRLSTIMNAHSVAVLSGREAGQVTRVVQQGSPAELAKTEGLFAELLEDSQAISRWRLA; encoded by the coding sequence ATGCTGAAGCAGTTCCGTCGCTACCTCGACAAACCGGGAGTCGTGAACGCTCTGATCGCCGGTTACGCCGTCTCCGCGCTGCTGCAGGGCCTGGCCTTCGTGGCCCTGATCCCCTTCCTGCGGGCCTTCCTGGGCCCGGATCCGGCGTCCTCCCTGACGTGGTTGTGGGTTCTGATCGGTCTCGGGGCCGCCGCCTTCCTGGTGAACTGGATCAGCATGGTCATGGCCATGCGCATCAGCGTCATCGACGTCTGCGGCAACCTGATCTCGAAGATCGGGCGCCGGGTCTCGGCTCTCCCGCTGGGTTGGTTCCGGGCCCGGAGCGCCGGGGACGTGGCCGCCGCCGTATCCAGCGAGGTGGGCATCCTCTCCCACCTGGCATCAGTGGTGTTGCCCAACCTGGTCTCGGCGATCGTGATTCCCGGCACCGTGCTGGTGGCCACCTTCTTCTTCGACTGGCGGTTGGCCCTGGTGATGGCGGTCAGCCTGCCCTTCACCTATCTGGTGTGGCGTTGGGGTCTGCGCAGCATCAAGCAGGAACACGCCCAGGAACCCGTGCTCAGCTCGGCCAGCGCGGGAAGGCTGATCGAGTACGCCCAGCTCCAGCCCGTCCTCAGGGCCCGTGGCCTGGCCGGCATGCAGTGGTCCCCCATCCGGAGCACCCTGGAGGCGGAGAACCAGGGCGTTCACCGGCTGCTCAAGCTCCAGGGCCCGCCCTTGGGGACCCTGCTGGTGATCACCCACGCCGTCTTCGCCGGGGTTCTGGCCTTCGGGCTGGCGTTCGCCCTGGACGGGTCGCTGGATCTGGCCACCTTCGTGGCCGTCGTGGTGATGACCACCCGGTTCGTGACCCCCATGACCCACGCGTTGCTGTACCAGGGGGAGATCCAGAAGTGCGAGATCTCGCTGGAGGCCATCGGGAAGATCCTGGACACCCCCGTGATGCCCGAGCCCGAGAAACCACAAGTTCCCGGGAACCACGACATCGGGTTCCAGGACATCACCTTCTCCTACGACCCGGATGCCCCACTGTTCCAGAACTTCTCCCTGGATGCGCCACAGGGCCAGATCACCGCGATCGTCGGGCCTTCGGGCTGTGGCAAGTCGACGCTGACGAAACTGGCGGCGAGGTTCTGGGACGTGTCCGCCGGTCGGGTCACCATCGGTGGGGTCGACGTCAGGGACATCGCCACGGAACAGTTGATGTCGATGATCTCGATGGTCTTCCAGGACGTTTACCTGTTCAACACCACCATCCGCGAGAACGTTCGCATCGCCAAACCCGGGGCCACCGACGAGGAAGTGGAGGAAGCCATCCGCCGGTCCCGCCTGGAGGAGGCCCTGAAACGGTTGCCGCAGGGACTCGACACCCCCGTCGGCGAGGGTGGACTGCGCCTGTCCGGTGGTGAACGGCAGCGCGTCTCGATCGCCCGCGCTTTCCTGAAGGACGCCCCGATCCTGCTGCTCGACGAGGTCACCTCGGCGCTGGATGCCGAGAACGAGGCGGTCCTGACCACGACCCTCGAGGAACTCTCCCGGGGTCGCACGGTGGTGGTGATCGCCCACCGGTTGAGCACCATTATGAACGCCCACTCGGTGGCGGTGCTGAGTGGCCGCGAGGCCGGTCAGGTCACCCGGGTCGTGCAGCAGGGCTCCCCCGCCGAGCTGGCGAAAACCGAGGGGCTGTTCGCGGAACTGCTCGAGGACTCCCAGGCCATCAGCCGGTGGCGGCTGGCCTGA
- a CDS encoding MFS transporter: MTPNNDSRPAGATPVRATAVAGAVLFTDMLLEGLAIPVLPLLPAVVEQGEAATGILFSSYAAAMIVATLFTGRVVDRRGPKRPLLTELIVLVAATLLFATGGPYWLLLVARFVQGIAGGIAWVAALSLIAAATGIEKRGQMMGIAMSTVTLGVLAGPPLGGFLVDAFGPASPFLIAAAVAIVDIALLLALIPGSPRQSDDTAGPFTVLRVRGSVSIVAAIGIGAAVLAAVQPVLPGRIGEQSSASTIIGVLFGTAALAGIIANPIVGHLMTSTTPRLLVGAGIVAVAAALLVIGWSSELWQIGIGMGLLGLSSAMLLAPATTLISEQGFRSEPPTLGGSFALYNLAYAAGLTIGPLLTGFGVQQTGFTTAMAITALVFAVLGGVALVRLPAGLARTTE; the protein is encoded by the coding sequence ATGACTCCCAACAATGATTCGCGCCCTGCCGGCGCGACTCCCGTCCGCGCGACCGCCGTCGCCGGAGCTGTCCTCTTCACCGACATGCTGCTCGAGGGCTTGGCGATCCCGGTGCTTCCGCTGCTGCCCGCAGTGGTCGAGCAGGGGGAGGCCGCCACGGGTATTCTCTTCTCCTCCTACGCCGCCGCGATGATCGTCGCGACGCTCTTCACCGGTCGTGTCGTCGACCGGCGAGGCCCCAAGCGACCTCTGCTGACCGAGCTGATCGTCCTCGTGGCCGCCACCCTGCTGTTCGCCACCGGAGGGCCGTACTGGCTGTTGCTGGTGGCCCGTTTCGTGCAGGGCATCGCCGGTGGGATCGCATGGGTCGCGGCCCTTTCCCTGATCGCCGCCGCCACCGGAATCGAGAAACGAGGCCAGATGATGGGCATCGCCATGTCGACGGTGACCCTCGGGGTGCTCGCTGGTCCACCTCTGGGCGGTTTCCTGGTCGATGCCTTCGGGCCGGCATCCCCGTTCCTGATCGCGGCGGCCGTCGCGATCGTGGACATCGCGCTGCTGCTGGCCCTGATCCCGGGATCCCCCCGGCAGAGCGACGACACCGCTGGTCCCTTCACCGTGTTGAGGGTCCGGGGCTCCGTCTCCATCGTCGCGGCCATCGGCATCGGCGCGGCAGTTCTCGCCGCGGTGCAACCGGTCCTGCCCGGTCGCATCGGTGAGCAGTCCTCCGCAAGCACCATCATCGGTGTGCTGTTCGGGACTGCCGCGCTGGCCGGTATCATCGCCAACCCGATTGTCGGGCACCTCATGACCTCGACGACACCCCGGTTGCTGGTCGGTGCCGGCATTGTCGCGGTCGCCGCGGCCCTGCTGGTCATTGGCTGGTCGTCCGAGCTCTGGCAGATCGGAATCGGTATGGGGCTTCTCGGCCTGTCCTCGGCGATGCTGCTCGCCCCGGCCACCACGCTGATCAGCGAGCAGGGATTTCGATCGGAGCCGCCGACCCTCGGGGGTTCGTTCGCGCTGTACAACCTCGCCTATGCTGCTGGCCTGACCATCGGTCCGCTGCTGACGGGGTTCGGTGTGCAACAGACCGGGTTCACCACCGCGATGGCGATCACCGCCCTGGTGTTCGCGGTTCTCGGTGGCGTCGCTCTCGTTCGCCTGCCCGCCGGGCTGGCGAGGACCACTGAATGA
- a CDS encoding ABC transporter ATP-binding protein, translated as MSTQSSVSDAVPANAPRSVWDLVRSARGSMYLGFTLAALGAVFKVVPYIAIVEITRSLLAGNPDSAHLWGWVIAAVVCMVVHSLSYTYALGNNHTAEARLRHELRQRLIGKLGVVNLGWFSARSSGRIRQAVSNDTADIHSLVAHLAGDFANSLISLLVSLGYLFWLDWRFAGLLIGCYLLLSVVVYATGMTGIRKVFDDYAEAERQLSDRTVELVDGIKEVKNFGMTAEVFGRFDEAQKRFSKVSLVWMQKQSIGLSLIASLLRPGPVFAATMGLGLVFTLQGWLSPVTVVAFALVWVGLPEGLLTLMEMSQNLYAAKQAANSTLHILQAPELSEPNAEIAPEEEAPAVEFRDVSFSYDPGEPVIQELSLKCPPGTVTALVGPSGGGKSTLARLIARFWDVDSGTVLVNGRDVRDQPSRELLSSMSLVFQDVMLSTDTVRANIALGNADATEHEIEEAARAACIHDRIMQLPDGYGTIIGEGAHLSGGEAQRLTIARAFLAASPILILDEATAQADSHSERLIQQAISNLAQKRTVIVIAHRLSTIQGVDQIAVIDAGRLVELGTHDDLLTQDGPYARLWRNQTNIAHALEGLRGKEQAC; from the coding sequence ATGTCAACGCAATCTTCTGTTTCCGACGCCGTTCCCGCGAATGCCCCGAGGTCCGTGTGGGATCTGGTCCGCAGCGCACGCGGCTCGATGTACCTGGGGTTCACCCTCGCCGCTCTGGGAGCGGTGTTCAAGGTGGTGCCCTACATAGCGATCGTCGAGATCACCCGTTCCCTACTGGCGGGGAACCCGGATTCCGCGCACCTGTGGGGGTGGGTGATCGCCGCTGTGGTGTGCATGGTGGTCCATTCGCTCTCCTACACCTACGCGCTGGGGAACAATCACACCGCGGAGGCGAGGCTCCGTCACGAGCTCCGGCAGCGGCTCATCGGCAAACTGGGGGTCGTGAACCTCGGCTGGTTCTCGGCCCGGAGTTCGGGTCGCATCCGGCAGGCCGTCTCGAACGACACCGCCGACATCCACTCCCTGGTGGCGCACCTGGCCGGCGACTTCGCAAATTCCCTCATCAGCCTGCTGGTCAGCCTCGGCTACCTGTTCTGGCTGGACTGGCGCTTCGCCGGTCTGCTGATCGGCTGCTACCTGCTGCTCTCGGTCGTGGTGTATGCGACCGGCATGACGGGGATCAGGAAGGTGTTCGATGATTACGCCGAGGCCGAGCGGCAGCTTTCGGACCGGACGGTGGAATTGGTGGACGGCATCAAGGAGGTCAAGAACTTCGGCATGACCGCAGAAGTCTTCGGACGTTTCGACGAGGCGCAGAAGAGGTTCTCCAAGGTTTCCCTGGTATGGATGCAGAAGCAGAGCATCGGCCTGAGCCTGATCGCATCGCTGCTGCGGCCCGGCCCGGTGTTCGCCGCGACGATGGGGCTGGGGTTGGTGTTCACGCTCCAGGGATGGTTGTCGCCGGTGACGGTGGTGGCCTTCGCCCTGGTGTGGGTCGGGCTGCCCGAGGGGCTGCTGACCCTGATGGAGATGTCACAGAACCTGTACGCGGCGAAGCAGGCCGCGAACAGCACCCTGCACATCCTGCAGGCCCCGGAGCTGTCCGAACCGAACGCCGAGATCGCCCCGGAGGAGGAAGCCCCCGCGGTGGAGTTCCGCGACGTCAGTTTCTCCTACGACCCCGGGGAACCGGTCATCCAGGAGCTCTCCCTGAAATGCCCACCGGGCACGGTCACGGCGCTGGTCGGCCCCTCCGGCGGCGGGAAATCCACGCTGGCCAGGCTCATCGCACGGTTCTGGGACGTCGATTCCGGGACGGTGCTCGTCAACGGGCGCGACGTGCGGGACCAGCCCTCGCGGGAACTGCTCTCGTCGATGTCGCTGGTTTTCCAGGATGTCATGCTCAGCACCGACACCGTCCGCGCAAACATCGCCCTCGGGAACGCGGATGCGACCGAACACGAGATCGAGGAGGCCGCCAGGGCCGCCTGCATTCACGACCGCATCATGCAGCTTCCCGACGGCTACGGCACGATCATCGGTGAGGGCGCCCATCTCTCCGGGGGTGAGGCGCAGCGCCTGACGATTGCGCGGGCCTTCCTGGCCGCATCCCCCATCCTGATCCTCGACGAGGCGACGGCGCAGGCCGACAGCCATTCCGAACGTCTGATCCAGCAGGCCATCAGCAACCTGGCCCAGAAACGCACGGTGATCGTGATCGCCCACCGGCTCTCCACGATCCAGGGCGTCGACCAGATAGCCGTGATCGACGCGGGCCGGCTCGTCGAGCTGGGCACCCACGACGACCTGCTGACCCAGGACGGCCCCTACGCCCGGTTGTGGCGGAACCAGACCAACATCGCCCACGCCCTGGAAGGGCTCAGGGGAAAGGAACAGGCATGCTGA
- a CDS encoding ABC-ATPase domain-containing protein, translated as MRDAETLRRVLAQLDGRGYASYKQLTGSYRIGTVRLVVDHVQVDPYAPPSRMRIIVNREVADLPADLTDDAAGRTAVSDFLTRRFADAAHRMIPRPEGTGNGGFVGIGRPGQEVLERTSVAVLADRVEARIDVGLPASGRRARGHQAARLLTDLLPRVAEASLLHRNLDRRALREHVTLLRDQEHLRGLLPGRGLVAFVGDGAILPRRSGDSDLPLTGDAVVPFESPGNLRVTFDLPSGRRVTGMGVPEGVTVIVGGGYHGKSTLLRAIERSVYPHIGGDGREWVITRPDAVTIRAEDGRAVTGVDISPFITNLPSGTDTRCFSTTNASGSTSQAANLVEAVEAGASTLLIDEDTSATNFMIRDERMRALIPAAQEPITPFVDRIRPLYGELGTSTILVAGGSGAFFEVADHVIAINHYVPVDVTEKAHEIAAAPPSTEATEVFNGLRAGRPGVVSLPPSGTGKPAKARSRTRIQYGRDDIDLAAVPQLVDAAQTQAIAHALDRIGDLLDDRAGMPERIDELLHRIDEKGLDWLSLHCGHPGHLARPRRHEILAAVNRHRGLRVRP; from the coding sequence ATGCGTGATGCAGAAACGCTGAGGCGTGTCCTCGCCCAACTCGACGGGCGGGGATACGCCTCGTACAAACAACTGACCGGCAGCTACCGGATCGGTACCGTCCGGCTTGTCGTCGACCACGTGCAGGTCGACCCCTACGCCCCGCCGTCGCGGATGCGCATCATCGTCAACCGGGAGGTCGCGGATCTGCCCGCCGACCTGACCGACGACGCCGCGGGCAGGACCGCGGTCTCCGACTTCCTCACACGCCGGTTCGCGGACGCCGCGCATCGAATGATCCCGAGGCCGGAGGGGACGGGAAACGGCGGGTTCGTGGGCATCGGTCGGCCCGGCCAGGAGGTGCTGGAGCGTACCAGTGTCGCCGTCTTGGCGGACCGGGTCGAGGCCCGCATCGACGTCGGCCTGCCCGCCTCCGGGCGCAGGGCCCGCGGACACCAGGCGGCCAGGCTCCTGACCGACCTCCTGCCGCGCGTCGCCGAGGCCTCCTTGCTGCACCGGAACCTCGACCGGCGTGCCCTGCGCGAACACGTCACCCTGCTGCGCGACCAGGAACACCTCCGCGGGCTCCTGCCGGGGCGCGGGCTGGTGGCCTTCGTGGGCGACGGCGCGATCCTGCCCCGCCGCTCCGGCGATTCCGACCTGCCCCTCACAGGCGATGCGGTCGTTCCCTTCGAGAGCCCGGGAAACCTGCGGGTCACCTTCGACCTGCCCAGCGGCCGCCGGGTCACCGGCATGGGCGTCCCCGAGGGTGTGACCGTGATCGTCGGCGGCGGGTATCACGGGAAATCTACGCTGCTGCGCGCGATCGAACGGAGCGTTTATCCCCACATCGGCGGTGACGGCCGCGAATGGGTCATCACCCGCCCGGACGCGGTCACCATCCGCGCGGAAGACGGCCGGGCGGTCACCGGCGTGGACATCTCCCCATTCATCACCAACCTGCCCTCCGGCACCGACACGCGCTGTTTCAGCACGACCAACGCCAGCGGCTCCACATCCCAGGCCGCCAATCTCGTCGAGGCCGTCGAGGCCGGAGCGTCGACGTTGCTGATCGACGAGGACACCTCGGCCACGAACTTCATGATCCGCGACGAACGCATGCGCGCCCTCATCCCCGCAGCCCAGGAACCCATCACCCCGTTCGTGGACCGCATCCGTCCCCTGTACGGCGAGCTCGGGACATCGACGATCCTCGTCGCCGGGGGCTCCGGGGCGTTCTTCGAGGTCGCCGACCACGTCATCGCCATCAATCACTACGTGCCCGTCGACGTCACCGAAAAGGCACACGAAATAGCGGCCGCCCCGCCGTCCACCGAGGCGACGGAGGTGTTCAACGGCCTGCGGGCGGGACGCCCCGGGGTCGTGTCCCTGCCGCCATCCGGCACCGGTAAACCCGCCAAGGCGCGGAGCCGCACCAGGATCCAGTACGGCCGCGACGACATCGACCTCGCCGCGGTTCCGCAGCTGGTCGACGCCGCGCAGACGCAGGCCATCGCCCACGCGCTGGACCGCATCGGCGACCTCCTCGACGACCGGGCGGGCATGCCCGAGCGGATCGACGAACTGCTGCACCGCATCGACGAGAAGGGCCTCGACTGGCTTTCACTCCACTGTGGTCATCCCGGGCACCTCGCCCGCCCCCGCCGCCACGAAATCCTGGCAGCGGTCAACCGCCACCGGGGACTCCGGGTCCGGCCCTGA
- a CDS encoding MFS transporter produces MALIRNGSYLKLASAMGVSSIGDGIRLVAAPLLASTMTSDPLLISLVVVANRLPWLLFGLAGGVVADRFKRKSLMVLIDLSRCVLVGALAGAVFFDLAGIWVLAVVSFCLGVGETVFSAANQGMIPEIVEDPDDLSAANGTFHAMQAASMNFIGPGLGGLLFSFARWLPFLIDAVSFLLASALVARIAGGGQAPASGGAGMWQAVREGVAWCRGKPVVVALLSVMGVVNFAQSGVLAVMVIYVTNDLGASATAFGVVLSISGAGGVLGGALAPVADRKLGFSYVLPVGVALAGPLLLLMIASNNLVLLAGCLFFNSFFGIMVSVLVASLRQRIAPRELAGRVASVQAFMAMGIAMPGGALLGGVTAELLGVRLVFILSGALCLLLSLATARNLHPRALRRDIAELVAKASPTK; encoded by the coding sequence GTGGCCCTGATTCGCAACGGAAGCTACCTGAAGCTGGCGTCGGCGATGGGGGTGTCGTCGATTGGGGACGGGATCCGGCTTGTCGCTGCTCCGCTGCTGGCGTCGACAATGACGTCGGATCCGCTGTTGATCTCGCTTGTCGTCGTGGCCAACCGGCTCCCGTGGCTGTTGTTCGGCCTGGCAGGCGGGGTTGTCGCGGATCGGTTCAAGCGGAAGTCGCTGATGGTGCTGATCGACCTGTCGCGGTGCGTCTTGGTGGGGGCGCTCGCGGGGGCTGTGTTCTTCGACCTCGCCGGAATCTGGGTGCTGGCGGTCGTCAGCTTCTGTCTCGGTGTCGGCGAGACGGTCTTTTCGGCGGCGAACCAGGGCATGATCCCGGAGATCGTGGAGGACCCCGACGACCTGTCAGCGGCCAACGGCACGTTCCATGCGATGCAGGCGGCGTCGATGAACTTCATCGGGCCCGGGCTGGGCGGGCTGCTGTTCAGTTTCGCGCGCTGGCTGCCGTTCCTGATAGACGCGGTCTCGTTCCTGCTGGCCTCGGCACTGGTGGCGCGCATCGCAGGCGGAGGACAGGCGCCCGCCAGCGGCGGGGCGGGGATGTGGCAGGCCGTGCGGGAGGGCGTCGCGTGGTGCCGGGGCAAGCCTGTGGTGGTCGCTTTGTTGTCGGTGATGGGCGTCGTCAACTTCGCCCAGAGCGGGGTGCTGGCGGTCATGGTTATCTACGTCACGAACGACCTGGGCGCATCAGCGACGGCGTTCGGCGTCGTGTTGAGCATCTCCGGCGCAGGAGGTGTGCTCGGAGGGGCCCTAGCGCCGGTGGCCGATCGGAAACTGGGCTTCAGCTACGTTCTGCCGGTGGGGGTGGCTCTGGCGGGACCGTTGCTGCTCCTGATGATCGCTTCAAACAATCTTGTGCTGCTTGCCGGCTGCCTGTTCTTCAACTCGTTCTTCGGCATCATGGTCAGCGTCCTGGTCGCATCTCTGCGGCAGAGGATCGCTCCGCGCGAGCTTGCGGGCAGGGTGGCGAGCGTCCAGGCGTTCATGGCCATGGGAATCGCGATGCCCGGCGGTGCGCTGCTGGGCGGAGTCACAGCGGAATTGCTCGGAGTCCGATTGGTCTTCATCCTCTCCGGGGCCCTGTGCCTGCTGCTGTCCCTGGCGACAGCCCGCAACCTGCACCCGCGCGCACTGAGACGAGACATCGCAGAGCTGGTGGCGAAGGCGTCGCCGACGAAGTGA
- a CDS encoding MerR family transcriptional regulator, with protein sequence MEWPTGELARRAGISPRTLRHYDQIGLLTPTRTSGSGLRFYDAWAVARLQRILLLRETGMSLAGIAELLDGETEGQEDEALEEQIRRLHRERDALDRKIRAVEHLLEARHEGRAPKPDVLLDGFNDLYEEEVVAHWGREAYQAGHDWWHGKTLAQQQAWKKRSERLVADWVRAQRAGATLDSPEVRRLVDRHVAWLGEIPGTPTHTGDRERSSAMIRGLAHMYVQDPAMRHAFGGRVGAEFVRDALLLHIDEEQE encoded by the coding sequence GTGGAGTGGCCGACCGGGGAACTGGCGAGACGCGCCGGCATCTCGCCCCGGACGCTGCGCCACTACGACCAGATCGGCCTCCTGACCCCGACCCGGACCTCCGGATCCGGGCTGCGTTTCTACGACGCCTGGGCCGTAGCGCGACTCCAACGCATCCTGCTGCTCCGCGAAACCGGAATGTCGTTGGCCGGCATCGCCGAACTCCTGGATGGCGAAACGGAGGGCCAGGAGGACGAGGCGCTCGAAGAACAGATCCGGCGGCTGCACCGGGAACGGGACGCCCTGGACCGGAAGATCCGGGCCGTGGAACACCTTCTCGAGGCGCGCCATGAAGGGAGGGCGCCGAAACCGGATGTGCTGCTCGACGGGTTCAACGACCTTTATGAGGAAGAGGTGGTCGCGCACTGGGGTCGCGAGGCCTACCAGGCGGGCCATGACTGGTGGCACGGCAAGACCCTCGCCCAACAGCAGGCGTGGAAGAAGCGCTCGGAACGGCTCGTCGCCGACTGGGTTCGCGCCCAGCGGGCCGGGGCCACGCTGGACTCCCCGGAGGTGCGTCGGCTCGTGGACCGGCACGTGGCCTGGCTCGGTGAGATCCCGGGAACCCCGACGCACACCGGCGACAGGGAACGCTCATCGGCCATGATCCGCGGGCTCGCCCACATGTACGTGCAGGACCCCGCGATGCGGCACGCATTCGGGGGACGGGTCGGAGCCGAGTTCGTCCGCGACGCGCTCCTGCTGCACATCGATGAGGAACAGGAATGA
- a CDS encoding DUF2268 domain-containing protein — MRITVLDSLAATREILDAPAADRPALIRRMRSPMDGMYPFIPGGPDQLAMHEETFGFPVEGADEQLRAGLGELEEARVRERVEAGIHQAARALTAADPGLVLPGELTVLVTLGDPTDNHFMEEIQGLSAFGGIPGFIELTLWPNRVVCDRIEAIAAHEFHHNVRYGQGGIVWDPMAVALGEQIVAEGLADAFARELHGRRGYTHFAVPCPGDDAAAAKVISGMEITGMWNFTPWVLGDASARRFGAAPVGLPTGAGYAAGNRIVDAYLERCGTTAAASVHTDWRVVAEAGVAALDVTNRFGE; from the coding sequence ATGAGGATAACCGTGCTCGATTCGTTGGCGGCGACCCGGGAGATCCTGGATGCACCCGCCGCCGACCGCCCCGCCCTCATCCGTCGCATGCGATCCCCCATGGACGGCATGTACCCGTTCATTCCCGGAGGCCCGGACCAGCTCGCCATGCACGAAGAAACCTTCGGTTTCCCGGTCGAAGGGGCCGATGAGCAGCTGCGCGCCGGGCTGGGGGAGCTGGAGGAGGCGCGGGTCCGGGAGCGTGTGGAGGCGGGGATCCACCAGGCGGCCCGGGCGCTCACCGCGGCCGATCCCGGCCTGGTTCTCCCCGGGGAGCTGACCGTGCTGGTGACCCTGGGCGACCCGACGGACAACCACTTCATGGAGGAGATCCAAGGGCTGTCGGCATTCGGCGGAATCCCCGGATTCATCGAGCTGACGTTGTGGCCGAACCGCGTGGTGTGCGACCGGATCGAGGCCATCGCCGCCCACGAGTTCCACCACAACGTCCGCTACGGACAAGGCGGTATCGTCTGGGATCCGATGGCGGTTGCCCTCGGCGAGCAGATCGTCGCCGAGGGACTGGCCGATGCCTTCGCCAGGGAACTCCACGGCCGGCGCGGTTACACGCACTTCGCGGTGCCGTGCCCGGGAGACGACGCCGCCGCGGCGAAGGTGATCTCCGGCATGGAGATCACGGGAATGTGGAACTTCACCCCTTGGGTGCTCGGCGACGCCTCCGCCAGGAGATTCGGTGCCGCACCGGTGGGATTGCCGACCGGAGCGGGATACGCAGCGGGGAACCGGATCGTCGACGCATACCTGGAGCGGTGCGGAACCACCGCCGCGGCCTCGGTGCACACGGATTGGAGAGTTGTCGCTGAGGCCGGTGTGGCAGCCTTGGACGTGACGAACCGCTTCGGGGAATGA